One window of the Acinonyx jubatus isolate Ajub_Pintada_27869175 chromosome A2, VMU_Ajub_asm_v1.0, whole genome shotgun sequence genome contains the following:
- the SLC4A2 gene encoding anion exchange protein 2 isoform X2, with protein sequence MDFLLRPQPEPESLGSAAPGFPEQEEDELHRTLGVERFEEILQEAGSRGGEEPGRSYGEEDFEYHRQSSHHIHHPLSAHLPPDARRRKTPQGLGRKPRRRPGASPTGETPTIEEGEEDEDEASEAEGARALTQPSPASTPSSVQFFLQEDEGPDRKAERTSPSPPPPLPHQEGAPRASRGAQTGAPAEEVAAVASGAAGGDDGGASGRPQPKAQPGHRSYNLQERRRIGSMTGAEQALLPRVPTDESEAQTLATADLDLMKSHRFEDVPGVRRHLVRKNAKGSGQGGREGREPGPTPRTRPRAPHKPHEVFVELNELLLDKNQEPQWRETARWIKFEEDVEEETERWGKPHVASLSFRSLLELRRTLAHGAVLLDLDQQTLPGVAHQVVEQMVISDQIKAEDRANVLRALLLKHSHPSDEKDFSFPRNISAGSLGSLLGHHHGQGAESDPHVTEPLIGGVPETRLEVERERELPPPAPPAGITRSKSKHELKLLEKIPENAEATVVLVGCVEFLSRPTMAFVRLREAVELDAVLEVPVPVRFLFLLLGPSSANMDYHEIGRSISTLMSDKQFHEAAYLADEREDLLTAINAFLDCSVVLPPSEVQGEELLRSVAHFQRQMLKKREEQGRLLPTGAGLEPKSAQDKALLQMVEATGAVEDDPLRRTGRPFGGLIRDVRRRYPHYLSDFRDALDPQCLAAVIFIYFAALSPAITFGGLLGEKTQDLIGVSELIMSTALQGVIFCLLGAQPLLVIGFSGPLLVFEEAFFSFCRSNNLEYLVGRVWIGFWLVLLALLMVALEGSFLVRFVSRFTQEIFAFLISLIFIYETFYKLIKIFQEHPLHGCSVSNSSEADSGENTTWHGAGATLGPGNGSSSVPARQGRPRGQPNTALLSLVLMAGTFFIAFFLRKFKNSRFFPGRVRRVIGDFGVPIAILIMVLVDYSIEDTYTQKLSVPSGFSVTAPEKRGWVINPLGENSSFPVWMMVASLLPAILVFILIFMETQITTLIISKKERMLQKGSGFHLDLLLIVAMGGICALFGLPWLAAATVRSVTHANALTVMSKAVAPGDKPKIQEVKEQRVTGLLVALLVGLSLVIGDLLRQIPLAVLFGIFLYMGVTSLNGIQFYERLHLLLMPPKHHPDVTYVKKVRTLRMHLFTALQLLCLALLWAVMSTAASLAFPFILILTVPLRMVVLTRIFTEREMKCLDANEAEPVFDEREGVDEYNEMPMPV encoded by the exons ATGGACTTCCTCCTGCGGCCTCAG CCAGAGCCAGAGAGCTTGGGCTCTGCAGCGCCTGGGTTCCCCGAGCAGGAGGAGGATGAACTCCACCGCACCCTGGGTGTGGAGCGGTTTGAGGAGATCCTGCAGGAGGCTGGGTCTCGAGGAGGAGAAGAGCCAGGCCGCAGCTATGGGGAGGAAGACTTTGAAT ACCACCGCCAGTCCTCCCACCATATCCATCACCCGCTGTCTGCCCACTTGCCTCCGGACGCCCGCCGCCGCAAGACCCCCCAGGGCCTGGGAAGGAAGCCTCGCAGGCGCCCTGGAGCCTCCCCTACCGGGGAGACCCCCACCAttgaagagggggaggaagatgAGGATGAGGCCAGTGAGGCCGAGGGGGCCCGGGCACTTACCCAACCGTCCCCTGCCTCCACACCCTCTTCGGTTCag TTCTTTCTCCAGGAGGATGAAGGCCCCGACCGGAAGGCAGAGAGGACCAGTCCATCCCCTCCTCCACCGCTGCCCCACCAGGAGGGGGCTCCCCGGGCCAGCAGAGGGGCCCAGACTGG AGCCCCGGCGGAAGAGGTGGCGGCTGTGGCCAGTGGCGCGGCAGGAGGTGATGACGGGGGAGCTTCCGGGCGCCCCCAGCCCAAAGCACAGCCTGGGCACCGAAGCTACAACCTGCAGGAGAGGAGGCGTATTGGAAGCATGACTGGGGCTGAGCAGGCTCTGCTGCCCCGAGTCCCCACAGACGAGAGTGAGGCCCAGACGCTAGCCACCGCTGACCTAGACCTCATGAAGA GCCACCGGTTCGAGGACGTTCCTGGAGTGCGTCGGCACTTGGTGCGGAAGAATGCCAAAGGGTCTGGGCAGGGTGGCCGGGAAGGGCGAGAGCCTGGCCCCACGCCTCGGACCCGGCCCCGGGCTCCCCACAAGCCTCACGAG GTATTTGTGGAGCTCAATGAGTTGCTGCTGGACAAAAACCAGGAGCCCCAGTGGCGGGAGACAGCACGCTGGATCAAATTTGAGGAGGATGTGGAGGAGGAGACGGAGCGCTGGGGGAAGCCCCACGTGGCCTCCCTGTCCTTCCGCAGCCTCCTCGAGCTCCGCCGGACCCTGGCCCATG GGGCTGTGCTTCTGGACCTGGACCAGCAGACCCTGCCTGGGGTGGCCCACCAGGTGGTGGAGCAGATGGTCATCTCTGACCAGATCAAGGCTGAAGACAGAGCCAACGTGCTGCGGGCCCTGCTGCTGAAACACAg CCACCCGAGTGATGAGAAGGACTTCTCCTTCCCTCGGAACATCTCAGCCGGCTCCCTGGGCTCCCTGCTAGGGCATCACCACGGCCAGGGGGCCGAGAGTGACCCCCATGTCACTGAGCCTCTCATCGGAGGCGTTCCCGAGACTCGGCTAGAGGTGGAACGAGAG CGGGAGCTGCCACCTCCAGCCCCGCCAGCCGGCATCACTCGCTCCAAGTCCAAGCACGAACTGAAGCTCCTGGAGAAGATCCCCGAGAACGCCGAGGCCACGGTGGTCCTTGTGG GCTGCGTGGAGTTCCTCTCCCGCCCCACCATGGCCTTCGTGCGGCTGCGGGAGGCCGTGGAGCTGGACGCGGTGCTGGAGGTACCCGTGCCCGTGCgcttcctcttcctgcttctgggCCCGAGCAGCGCCAACATGGACTACCACGAGATCGGCCGTTCTATCTCTACCCTCATGTCCGACAAG CAATTCCACGAGGCAGCCTACCTGGCAGACGAGCGGGAGGACCTGCTGACCGCCATCAACGCCTTCCTGGATTGCAGCGTGGTGCTGCCGCCCTCGGAGGTGCAGGGCGAGGAGCTGCTGCGATCCGTCGCTCACTTCCAACGCCAGATGCTCAAGAAGCGAGAGGAGCAGGGCCGGCTGTTGCCCACGGGGGCGGGACTGGAGCCCAAGTCGGCCCAAGATAAGG CGCTCCTGCAGATGGTAGAGGCGACAGGCGCAGTCGAAGACGATCCCCTCCGGCGGACGGGCCGGCCCTTTGGGGGCCTGATCCGGGATGTGCGGCGCCGCTATCCCCACTACCTGAGTGACTTCCGAGATGCGCTTGACCCCCAGTGCCTGGCCGCCGTCATCTTCATCTACTTCGCGGCCCTGTCCCCTGCCATCACCTTCGGGGGGCTGCTGG GAGAGAAAACTCAGGACCTGATTGGGGTGTCAGAGCTGATCATGTCCACGGCGCTCCAGGGTGTGATCTTCTGCCTGCTGGGGGCCCAGCCACTGCTGGTGATCGGCTTTTCCGGGCCCCTGCTGGTGTTTGAGGAGGCCTTCTTCTCG TTCTGCAGGAGCAACAACCTGGAGTACCTGGTGGGCCGCGTGTGGATCGGCTTCTGGCTGGTGCTCCTGGCCCTGCTCATGGTGGCCCTGGAGGGGAGCTTCCTGGTGCGCTTTGTCTCCCGGTTCACCCAGGAGATCTTTGCCTTCCTCATCTCCCTCATCTTCATCTACGAGACCTTCTACAAGCTGATTAAG ATCTTCCAGGAACACCCCCTCCACGGCTGCTCCGTCTCCAATAGCTCTGAGGCAGACAGCGGCGAGAACACCACGTGGCACGGGGCAGGAGCCACGCTGGGGCCGGGGAATGGGAGCTCATCTGTGCCAGCCAGGCAGGGGAGGCCCCGGGGCCAGCCCAACACGGCCCTGCTGTCGCTGGTGCTCATGGCCGGCACCTTCTTTATCGCTTTCTTCCTGCGCAAATTCAAGAACAGCCGGTTCTTCCCTGGCCGG GTGCGGCGGGTGATTGGCGACTTTGGGGTGCCCATCGCGATCCTCATCATGGTGCTTGTGGATTACAGTATTGAGGACACCTATACCCAG AAGCTGAGCGTGCCCAGTGGATTCTCCGTGACAGCCCCAGAAAAGCGGGGCTGGGTCATCAACCCTCTGGGGGAGAACAGCTCCTTCCCCGTGTGGATGATGGTTGCCAGCCTGCTGCCCGCCATCTTGGTCTTCATCCTCATTTTCATGGAGACTCAGATCACCAC GCTGATCATCTCCAAGAAGGAGCGGATGCTGCAGAAGGGCTCCGGCTTCCACCTGGACCTGCTGCTTATCGTGGCCATGGGAGGCATCTGTGCCCTCTTCGGCCTGCCCTGGCTGGCTGCCGCCACTGTCCGCTCCGTCACCCACGCCAACGCGCTCACCGTCATGAGCAAGGCCGTGGCGCCTGGGGACAAGCCCAAGATCCAGGAGGTCAAGGAGCAGCGGGTAACAGGGCTGCTGGTCGCCCTGCTTGTGG gcCTCTCCTTGGTTATTGGGGACCTGCTCCGGCAGATCCCCTTGGCTGTGctctttggaatttttctgtaCATGGGAGTTACCTCCCTTAACGGGATCCAGTTCTACGAGCGGCTGCACCTGCTGCTCATGCCCCCCAAACACCACCCAGATGTGACCTACGTCAAGAAG GTTCGGACCCTCCGTATGCACCTGTTCACAGCCCTGCAGCTGCTCTGCTTGGCCTTGCTCTGGGCGGTCATGTCCACAGCCGCCTCCCTGGCCTTCCCCTTCATCCTCATCCTCACAGTGCCGCTCCGCATGGTGGTGCTCACCCGAATCTTCACCGAGCGAGAGATGAAATGT ctGGATGCTAATGAGGCGGAGCCAGTGTTCGATGAGCGGGAGGGTGTGGACGAGTACAATGAGATGCCCATGCCTGTGTAG
- the SLC4A2 gene encoding anion exchange protein 2 isoform X1, translating to MSSAPRRPASGADSFCTPEPESLGSAAPGFPEQEEDELHRTLGVERFEEILQEAGSRGGEEPGRSYGEEDFEYHRQSSHHIHHPLSAHLPPDARRRKTPQGLGRKPRRRPGASPTGETPTIEEGEEDEDEASEAEGARALTQPSPASTPSSVQFFLQEDEGPDRKAERTSPSPPPPLPHQEGAPRASRGAQTGAPAEEVAAVASGAAGGDDGGASGRPQPKAQPGHRSYNLQERRRIGSMTGAEQALLPRVPTDESEAQTLATADLDLMKSHRFEDVPGVRRHLVRKNAKGSGQGGREGREPGPTPRTRPRAPHKPHEVFVELNELLLDKNQEPQWRETARWIKFEEDVEEETERWGKPHVASLSFRSLLELRRTLAHGAVLLDLDQQTLPGVAHQVVEQMVISDQIKAEDRANVLRALLLKHSHPSDEKDFSFPRNISAGSLGSLLGHHHGQGAESDPHVTEPLIGGVPETRLEVERERELPPPAPPAGITRSKSKHELKLLEKIPENAEATVVLVGCVEFLSRPTMAFVRLREAVELDAVLEVPVPVRFLFLLLGPSSANMDYHEIGRSISTLMSDKQFHEAAYLADEREDLLTAINAFLDCSVVLPPSEVQGEELLRSVAHFQRQMLKKREEQGRLLPTGAGLEPKSAQDKALLQMVEATGAVEDDPLRRTGRPFGGLIRDVRRRYPHYLSDFRDALDPQCLAAVIFIYFAALSPAITFGGLLGEKTQDLIGVSELIMSTALQGVIFCLLGAQPLLVIGFSGPLLVFEEAFFSFCRSNNLEYLVGRVWIGFWLVLLALLMVALEGSFLVRFVSRFTQEIFAFLISLIFIYETFYKLIKIFQEHPLHGCSVSNSSEADSGENTTWHGAGATLGPGNGSSSVPARQGRPRGQPNTALLSLVLMAGTFFIAFFLRKFKNSRFFPGRVRRVIGDFGVPIAILIMVLVDYSIEDTYTQKLSVPSGFSVTAPEKRGWVINPLGENSSFPVWMMVASLLPAILVFILIFMETQITTLIISKKERMLQKGSGFHLDLLLIVAMGGICALFGLPWLAAATVRSVTHANALTVMSKAVAPGDKPKIQEVKEQRVTGLLVALLVGLSLVIGDLLRQIPLAVLFGIFLYMGVTSLNGIQFYERLHLLLMPPKHHPDVTYVKKVRTLRMHLFTALQLLCLALLWAVMSTAASLAFPFILILTVPLRMVVLTRIFTEREMKCLDANEAEPVFDEREGVDEYNEMPMPV from the exons ATGAGCAGCGCCCCCCGGCGCCCCGCCTCGGGCGCAGATTCTTTCTGTACT CCAGAGCCAGAGAGCTTGGGCTCTGCAGCGCCTGGGTTCCCCGAGCAGGAGGAGGATGAACTCCACCGCACCCTGGGTGTGGAGCGGTTTGAGGAGATCCTGCAGGAGGCTGGGTCTCGAGGAGGAGAAGAGCCAGGCCGCAGCTATGGGGAGGAAGACTTTGAAT ACCACCGCCAGTCCTCCCACCATATCCATCACCCGCTGTCTGCCCACTTGCCTCCGGACGCCCGCCGCCGCAAGACCCCCCAGGGCCTGGGAAGGAAGCCTCGCAGGCGCCCTGGAGCCTCCCCTACCGGGGAGACCCCCACCAttgaagagggggaggaagatgAGGATGAGGCCAGTGAGGCCGAGGGGGCCCGGGCACTTACCCAACCGTCCCCTGCCTCCACACCCTCTTCGGTTCag TTCTTTCTCCAGGAGGATGAAGGCCCCGACCGGAAGGCAGAGAGGACCAGTCCATCCCCTCCTCCACCGCTGCCCCACCAGGAGGGGGCTCCCCGGGCCAGCAGAGGGGCCCAGACTGG AGCCCCGGCGGAAGAGGTGGCGGCTGTGGCCAGTGGCGCGGCAGGAGGTGATGACGGGGGAGCTTCCGGGCGCCCCCAGCCCAAAGCACAGCCTGGGCACCGAAGCTACAACCTGCAGGAGAGGAGGCGTATTGGAAGCATGACTGGGGCTGAGCAGGCTCTGCTGCCCCGAGTCCCCACAGACGAGAGTGAGGCCCAGACGCTAGCCACCGCTGACCTAGACCTCATGAAGA GCCACCGGTTCGAGGACGTTCCTGGAGTGCGTCGGCACTTGGTGCGGAAGAATGCCAAAGGGTCTGGGCAGGGTGGCCGGGAAGGGCGAGAGCCTGGCCCCACGCCTCGGACCCGGCCCCGGGCTCCCCACAAGCCTCACGAG GTATTTGTGGAGCTCAATGAGTTGCTGCTGGACAAAAACCAGGAGCCCCAGTGGCGGGAGACAGCACGCTGGATCAAATTTGAGGAGGATGTGGAGGAGGAGACGGAGCGCTGGGGGAAGCCCCACGTGGCCTCCCTGTCCTTCCGCAGCCTCCTCGAGCTCCGCCGGACCCTGGCCCATG GGGCTGTGCTTCTGGACCTGGACCAGCAGACCCTGCCTGGGGTGGCCCACCAGGTGGTGGAGCAGATGGTCATCTCTGACCAGATCAAGGCTGAAGACAGAGCCAACGTGCTGCGGGCCCTGCTGCTGAAACACAg CCACCCGAGTGATGAGAAGGACTTCTCCTTCCCTCGGAACATCTCAGCCGGCTCCCTGGGCTCCCTGCTAGGGCATCACCACGGCCAGGGGGCCGAGAGTGACCCCCATGTCACTGAGCCTCTCATCGGAGGCGTTCCCGAGACTCGGCTAGAGGTGGAACGAGAG CGGGAGCTGCCACCTCCAGCCCCGCCAGCCGGCATCACTCGCTCCAAGTCCAAGCACGAACTGAAGCTCCTGGAGAAGATCCCCGAGAACGCCGAGGCCACGGTGGTCCTTGTGG GCTGCGTGGAGTTCCTCTCCCGCCCCACCATGGCCTTCGTGCGGCTGCGGGAGGCCGTGGAGCTGGACGCGGTGCTGGAGGTACCCGTGCCCGTGCgcttcctcttcctgcttctgggCCCGAGCAGCGCCAACATGGACTACCACGAGATCGGCCGTTCTATCTCTACCCTCATGTCCGACAAG CAATTCCACGAGGCAGCCTACCTGGCAGACGAGCGGGAGGACCTGCTGACCGCCATCAACGCCTTCCTGGATTGCAGCGTGGTGCTGCCGCCCTCGGAGGTGCAGGGCGAGGAGCTGCTGCGATCCGTCGCTCACTTCCAACGCCAGATGCTCAAGAAGCGAGAGGAGCAGGGCCGGCTGTTGCCCACGGGGGCGGGACTGGAGCCCAAGTCGGCCCAAGATAAGG CGCTCCTGCAGATGGTAGAGGCGACAGGCGCAGTCGAAGACGATCCCCTCCGGCGGACGGGCCGGCCCTTTGGGGGCCTGATCCGGGATGTGCGGCGCCGCTATCCCCACTACCTGAGTGACTTCCGAGATGCGCTTGACCCCCAGTGCCTGGCCGCCGTCATCTTCATCTACTTCGCGGCCCTGTCCCCTGCCATCACCTTCGGGGGGCTGCTGG GAGAGAAAACTCAGGACCTGATTGGGGTGTCAGAGCTGATCATGTCCACGGCGCTCCAGGGTGTGATCTTCTGCCTGCTGGGGGCCCAGCCACTGCTGGTGATCGGCTTTTCCGGGCCCCTGCTGGTGTTTGAGGAGGCCTTCTTCTCG TTCTGCAGGAGCAACAACCTGGAGTACCTGGTGGGCCGCGTGTGGATCGGCTTCTGGCTGGTGCTCCTGGCCCTGCTCATGGTGGCCCTGGAGGGGAGCTTCCTGGTGCGCTTTGTCTCCCGGTTCACCCAGGAGATCTTTGCCTTCCTCATCTCCCTCATCTTCATCTACGAGACCTTCTACAAGCTGATTAAG ATCTTCCAGGAACACCCCCTCCACGGCTGCTCCGTCTCCAATAGCTCTGAGGCAGACAGCGGCGAGAACACCACGTGGCACGGGGCAGGAGCCACGCTGGGGCCGGGGAATGGGAGCTCATCTGTGCCAGCCAGGCAGGGGAGGCCCCGGGGCCAGCCCAACACGGCCCTGCTGTCGCTGGTGCTCATGGCCGGCACCTTCTTTATCGCTTTCTTCCTGCGCAAATTCAAGAACAGCCGGTTCTTCCCTGGCCGG GTGCGGCGGGTGATTGGCGACTTTGGGGTGCCCATCGCGATCCTCATCATGGTGCTTGTGGATTACAGTATTGAGGACACCTATACCCAG AAGCTGAGCGTGCCCAGTGGATTCTCCGTGACAGCCCCAGAAAAGCGGGGCTGGGTCATCAACCCTCTGGGGGAGAACAGCTCCTTCCCCGTGTGGATGATGGTTGCCAGCCTGCTGCCCGCCATCTTGGTCTTCATCCTCATTTTCATGGAGACTCAGATCACCAC GCTGATCATCTCCAAGAAGGAGCGGATGCTGCAGAAGGGCTCCGGCTTCCACCTGGACCTGCTGCTTATCGTGGCCATGGGAGGCATCTGTGCCCTCTTCGGCCTGCCCTGGCTGGCTGCCGCCACTGTCCGCTCCGTCACCCACGCCAACGCGCTCACCGTCATGAGCAAGGCCGTGGCGCCTGGGGACAAGCCCAAGATCCAGGAGGTCAAGGAGCAGCGGGTAACAGGGCTGCTGGTCGCCCTGCTTGTGG gcCTCTCCTTGGTTATTGGGGACCTGCTCCGGCAGATCCCCTTGGCTGTGctctttggaatttttctgtaCATGGGAGTTACCTCCCTTAACGGGATCCAGTTCTACGAGCGGCTGCACCTGCTGCTCATGCCCCCCAAACACCACCCAGATGTGACCTACGTCAAGAAG GTTCGGACCCTCCGTATGCACCTGTTCACAGCCCTGCAGCTGCTCTGCTTGGCCTTGCTCTGGGCGGTCATGTCCACAGCCGCCTCCCTGGCCTTCCCCTTCATCCTCATCCTCACAGTGCCGCTCCGCATGGTGGTGCTCACCCGAATCTTCACCGAGCGAGAGATGAAATGT ctGGATGCTAATGAGGCGGAGCCAGTGTTCGATGAGCGGGAGGGTGTGGACGAGTACAATGAGATGCCCATGCCTGTGTAG